Proteins encoded by one window of Xenopus tropicalis strain Nigerian chromosome 6, UCB_Xtro_10.0, whole genome shotgun sequence:
- the LOC100497127 gene encoding histone H3, producing MARTKQTARKSTGGKAPRKQLATKAARKSAPATGGVKKPHRYRPGTVALREIRRYQKSTELLIRKLPFQRLVREIAQDFKTDLRFQSSAVMALQEASEAYLVGLFEDTNLCAIHAKRVTIMPKDIQLARRIRGERA from the coding sequence atggcccgTACCAAGCAGACCGCCCGCAAATCCACCGGAGGGAAAGCTCCCCGCAAGCAGCTCGCTACCAAGGCAGCCAGGAAGAGCGCCCCGGCCACCGGCGGAGTCAAGAAACCTCACCGTTACCGGCCCGGCACAGTCGCTCTCCGGGAGATCCGCCGCTACCAGAAATCCACCGAGCTGCTCATCCGCAAACTGCCTTTCCAGCGCCTGGTCCGGGAGATCGCTCAGGACTTCAAGACCGACCTGCGCTTCCAGAGCTCAGCCGTCATGGCTCTGCAGGAGGCCAGCGAGGCTTATCTGGTCGGTCTCTTTGAGGACACCAACCTGTGCGCCATCCACGCCAAGAGGGTCACCATCATGCCCAAGGACATCCAGCTGGCCCGCAGGATCCGAGGCGAGAGGGCTTAG